The Brassica napus cultivar Da-Ae chromosome C7, Da-Ae, whole genome shotgun sequence genomic interval ACCTGGTATGTATAATACTATGCATGGTGTTGTGTTGTCTCTGTGTATATATGTGTACCACTAAGTGCGAATAAAAGGTACATAAGAACATCAAACTTAAAAATGCATCTTAGTGGAATTTCATACACCCACTAATCTTTTGGCATTATTGTCGACTTTTAGCCTTTTGTGGGTGTTTAGTTGGTTTTTGTTTTAGGTGCAAATATGCTTATGTATCGTCATTTTGTAAGTGCATTAGAACATATCCTCGGCTTTTAATATCAACTTTATAAACTTCTCTTCTCTATATTGTCAATATATTCTTTAAcaataataacaaaacaaaacgtTCTATAACTGATCTCCCTTATGAGGTCTCTCGTTCAAATTCCATTCCTGAATACATTATGATTATGAGTGAGTTAACACGATTACATCTTCTATTATATTAAGCTAACAACAAATCCAATAGAAGGCAAAGATTTGTAGTCTTGGGAGCTGGCATATAAATCAAGCCGAATCTTAACCGAATTTTTTATatcatcaaaaccaaaaaaagagtAACTGTATATAGAcatgtttcattatttttatacaaaacaacaaaaccacCCCTCTAACCTGTAAACTTATGAAACTCCGTGATTTATTTGTACTTTTCTTGGACCCTATGTATAGAGTATAATAGGACATTTAAGCAAATTGTATCCTGACTATACAACCATAACCCAAATATACGACCGCAGACCCCCAAAACGAAGAAAATCTCCTAGATATAATTACTCTAACACCCTTTTGTAGTCGGGGATAAGTGGTTCCGATTATGAGTATGTAATGGTATTATCGAAATACGTCTATGCACTCTCAGGTTCAACTTTGGACCAAGAGGTGGTGTGTTTTATCGTTTTAAATACCAAGATATGAAATTATCTCCAAAAACTTCAAACTGGAGCTTCTTGGTTACCTTGTTTGTAACCTTCACTTTGTTGCATCAGTGAAAAGAAGTTAAGTTTGGACCTTTCAATGCACATCAGATTTGGACCTTCCAGACAGCCACGCATACGATGTGGAGAGAACGAAATCTCGCAGGATGGTGGCTTGGTTCAGCTTAAGGATAAACAATTCAGCATAGAAGAATAAATagtctttttcctttttatcgtttacaaaaaaaaaattggtaaataaaagtaacattcattcaaaaaaaaaaaagttaagttaAAAATTGAGAAGCCTTGCTTGAAAGGTAAAAGTACGATTCTGTATATGGTTTGTTTATTTAGAAAACTACAGTGTCATCGAATCACATCATTGGAATGCTACAAACATTACATTCTTCTACTTACTAAATCATCAGACAATGCCAAAGAACATCATATCCACTGTAACTCACTCCTTTCTCATTCTAAAATCATCTGTGGTTTTATTGTCTTCCAAGAGCCTAAACCTATTTTTGGCTCTCAAACGTCAGAAACTTGATATTTTCTGAAGCATAAAAGTGAATTAATCAAGAAGCTGGTTGCACCCCATTCCATGCACGGGGGTCATCAGCAAGTTCATTGATCCTGTTGTTGCGGCTTTCTTGTACGTATGCTACACCAGCCCAAATTCCCCGTATAAATAGAATGCTTGTAAATACAATAGTCCCAAGTGTGCAAGCTACCTGCATTCCACCATCAAAAGATTGTCTCTCTcgaatacataaaaaaaaaaattgaagaataTGTCCGTTAGCTAAAGTGTTCAATCAACTACAAATAGTCAAGCCTTGCGCGCTATATTTGTTATCTTCATGCAGATATGCGAAAAGACTGATCTAAACACCTTAAAAGGTGACTAAAAtcagattttataaaaaaagaaacaaaaggaaaGTCAAATAATTAAAGAAGATCCATTACTGGCTAGCCTCTtccatgctgatatatgtgtgAGTAGAATAAAAACAGAGAGAGGCGGTGCTTAATTTGAGTTAAGTAACGTTTTCTATATCATTGAGTTTTGTAGATGCCATAAAAATAGATTCACTACAACAACTGAACTCATTAACACTGAtgctatcctctctctctattcaAAGTTATTATAGATACAGACTTCTACCATAATCCAATTACGAACATATAGCAATCAAGTGTAacgaaacaaaacaatcaactCCAGGACTAAAGTTATTACCTCGAGAAAGGCCTTCAAGATCCATAAAAATGCAAGTATAAGTACGCCGTTCACTGAGAAGCCCACctatacaaaacaaaactatCAGCAGATGCAGAGAACTTGCTGAGATCTTAAATCAGATTTGATTGATCATCAATTTAAAATCGAAAGTTCGAGACTTTACCAGCTTGGTGGAGATGGAAACAGGCAAAACAGATCGGACGGCTTTCCTTGCTCGCTTCGAAACTTTTCTGAAGACATTCTCGACGAACCTAAGTAAAAGATCCAAgcttctatcttcttcttcctcctcctcgtcTTCGTCCTCTTCGTAATCCTCATCGAACCCATACTCCGGTTTGATCTTCTTGTTCCAGCTCCGATCACCGTCTACGAAACCATCCCTCCTCCCCTGTTCAAACCCAGAAACAGTTCAGACAACATTCAATCGTGTTAGATATATACAAGTCGACAAAGACAGAAGTCGGACATACGTTGATGAAGTCGCGGGGTCGCCGGGAAGCAAAAAGGGAAGTGGAAGGAGGATCAGGGGTTCTGGTTCTGGAGatgattagggttttgggagtggagatgaagaaagagagaggcgATCGTGATCGGGTGTTGAGAAGAGCGAGAGAAGACGGCGATGATATTGATGCGGACAGTGGCATCGTTTGTTACGCATTAGACAGTTCtgtgtttttttctctctctctctctgttttgtaataaaatgtttacTTCTTTATTGATTTTCCTTTATCTTGGGCCACGTTTAGATGGACCATAATACAATCAGGCCCATTAGGTTTGGTTAATCACCTCTTTAATATTAATCGAAAACATTACGACCACGTGTCACCGTGAAAGCGAAATTCAGAATTCTTAGCGAAATAAATTGGTcaatcttaacttatattaaacattttattaaactaactattaaactaataaatagtaaaaaaaaaaaaaattcgcattttctttaaataaaatctacggaattacctaatatgatgaACGTGTATATTTGACAATCAATGattgtaaataataaataattgataatgatttttgtatcttagctattttttgtttaattttaattattgaaagacattaaacaaccacattaattatataataaaaataataatttttttcttatatgttatattttaaatttttaaaatgactataaattactaaaaacattATATGTCTCACAataattttgtgatcaataatttaaattttttggcattaacaagatacaaatgatcataaatcgtataaatatgaagtctcatttattagacattcatattatatattaatatagtttaaaattaaactatataacatagaaaaatacttaaatataatCATTTCTagatttgtattgaaaaaagtattaaaaccttaatattttaattttgaaatttgcattcaaAAATTCGTACATTAGAAATTAAGTGTTtatcatatgaatatgaattatcaataataaatatttttattgaaatatattatatatctatgtccatgtcattgaaatttagttatataccatataaaataaataaaatgattgttttgatttatttactaaaaaaacATCGTAAGTAAACAAGATGTATTGTTTCGATTTATGtctttactctaatttaattatatacataatacataaatgaatacaaataaataataatagataaaaattaattttatataaaacatatattccGTGCAATTGTGCGGATCTTAAGCTAGTAAATATTGTATCGAACGTGAACCTcgtgttattatttttttctgacGATATAggatttaaatttaattatacttttAATTTACGGTTATATATTAAAGTGttaaagtttttgtttgtttgactTAACAAAAATGCACCCATGGAAGAAAACTTAATAGCTACTTAAGTTTGCTACACTTATGACAAGAAAAATTGCAATTGGAGTGTTGTAAACCAAGAGTAACGTACATAAGGGAGGCTACAAGGAAAAGCTCGTTTATGGGAAATTGCAAAAAGAGggagaaaaaagaagagattcAGAACAAATGGAGATTTGAGAACCTTTCTTTGTTCCTATCTCTTCATTTTTGGTTTCTTCTATAACACTTTTTTGCTTTAGCCCTTCATTTCTTACTTGAATCCATACAAGCTTCCAAATTGTCCAAAATAGTTGCTCTTCATTTCGATCTTCACACTAAAACCCACCTGCTAATTAGGTACAACGTTTTAGTCAGAATTTAATATATACCACAAAATTGGTAAAGTAAGAGTAAACAagtagttaatatatatatataatagtatatattttacttaACTGGTTATCTAGTATCTTGTTTCCATTTGCAAATAACCATATTGTTCTTGGAATGCTGCTTTGTCCTACTTGTTGATAAACAAACATCCATAGTGAGTCTCTTGAGACAAGTCAAGTGTACTCAACAGAATCTCactgagagaagagaagagagagggagaaaCCTGAATGTGAGTTGCCGAGAAGCCTTGCGAATAATCCAATGTACTCTCTGGAAAGGTTTGCTCTATCTTATTACCACCCACACTTTTCTGCAACATCTACAAGAAATACACAGTACAAACGACAAAATAAATACCCTCTCATTCAAATGCCTTTGTGTTTTAACATTGCTATGTCCAAACTAGTCCTGGACTTCCATGTGATGTAAATTCTACAGTTGCTATggatataatacatcaaatacgaaaaaaaataacaaaaatgttatttgcactctaaaataaatagttattaCTAATGAACTATTATCACTTGGCTTTACagaatttatttgaaaataaaagacTTACATGAGAACTAGCAGTATCATCAAGAACCGAGTTCATTTTCTCATAAtcacttcttttcttttcactcTTTTTCTGTTTCTTGGGACCAACACTGTTTAACTTTTTCACAGAATCTTCCTCACAAACATTCCTTGGGCCAGAAGATGCATCTGACATCATCGacaaatcttcttcttcatcttcttcttgatgcACATAGTTTTGACTCCATGAatctttgcttcttcttcttctgttttcAAACCCATTGATGTCTCGGAAACAAGAAGAACTTggaaaagaagaaacagaaTGGTCTAAATACAAAGTCCATCCTGACTCGCATCCACTACTCCATTCTGATGAACCCAACATTTTCCTTCTTTTTATTgtgtttataaaagaaaataattccttttttttaaggTACTTGAGATTGAACTGTGTTGAGAAAGATTTAGACAAAAGCTGTGGGTGAAGTATCGACTTGATTTATACACATGCATCTATATCTTTCCATGTGTGATGTCCTCTGTATttcattgtttaattttattcaattgTTTGGTCCTATCTTCAACAGGTACGGAGTATATCTTATTTTAACTTATTATCATCGTCTCCTACTTCTGCTGCCTATTAATTTTCAAATCTTAGGTTGGTCTAATAATGTTGGGTCTTGTTTTGTCGTTATTAGTTCACTATGTGAACGAAGTAATATAACTTGTATACAAGCTAATGGATAAGTCGGCGTTATTTAGGCACACTCGAGCGTTCTTTTCAAGTTCGCAACACGTGAACTCGATTGTATAATACTTTGTTACTCTTTTCTTACAATGCCAGTATGTAACATGGGAATGACATGTAGCGTTCGTGGCCAGACGTTTCTCATTTGatccaaatataaatataaccaAACCTGCTTATTTATTCATTTCAGCTGCATAAAAAATAAACGAACGACGTATATCAAACTATCTAGAGTTGAAaatttaatgcttgttttattttaattagcgTACTAATAGAAAGTTTGCACGTGACATATCCTCCAAAACTAGCTTAGAAGATATAAATTCCCATTAAtcgtatattaaatatttataatggcTATTTATGTAGGCGATTAATAGTATTGGTGAGACTAATTAGATGGTGCATGGGTCAAAGCGACTTCGAACAGACATGTAGTGACAAAGAAGATCCGAGCGGTCTATTGACTACGCTTTTATGATATCACATGCCCTCGCAttttgtttttccatttttaattcCTTTTCGTACTAGCTTCATTAATTCTTACCTGTCGAAAAAGACTCATCCTAAGTAGTAAGTagtaattatttatcttttctgTTCTTTTTCGTGTATGTTTGGCACTTTCTACATGTGGGATATCGAGATATTATTGTCATTATAGTATGATTAAACTTTTTTATGATTAAACTTtgaaaatagtaataattataAAGTTCTTCATAAGAGGTTTGTACATATAAGAATCTTAATAATCTTAGTATCATAttcaattttcagatatttttctttaaaagaatTAATACACAGTTGAAAAATGTGACAGAAATTTCATATGTTTTGGAAGTGCATCTCTGTTTTGCCACACATGTCATGTAAGTTTAAATATTGTAAGAAAATAAGAGCAAaagtaaaatgaaaatttgattGATAATAGTTTAAGGGATTCTAATAGCTAGCTAGCAAAATCAGGCATGCATGTGAGCACGTGTGCACGTAAAAAAACTACGCAAGGTTCAACAAATTCACACATGTGCTCACGTGCAAGAACACGCACTTCGACCAACTACACACTTTAGATGTGACACCTTCTGGTCACTTTCTCTACAATCACTGATAATTCCTATGCTCCCGATTTCGATGTTCCTGTCCTCCATGTGTCCTCTTCGCTTTTTCACTTCCTTTCACatatgtgtgtttgtgtgttttcaAATGAGCTGTATGGTTAAACctttttgtgtgtgtataaTTTAGCTTTAGAACAAGAAGTTTAAGTTGAGTAGGAATGTTAAGTTCAGGTGTGGATTAGGATTACtctgtttttatattttgagatTTTCCTTTATCATGTTTTAGAATAATGGTTCAATAGTATAAGCATTAGTTATACTATTTTCGGTGACTCCTGAAGAAGACATTATGAttttatgaatgatttttcAAGTATTATTTCATTATGATAATCTTGtagataattataattttaagcaTTAATCACAACTCTAACCACCTGACGGTGACCCATCTCCTTAGTTACCTCCAAGCACAAACTGGTGGACAAGTTCTTTATCTGTGGATGACTTACATTCACGTTGTAAAGTCCATGCAACAATGACACATCTTCCTCTTCGTTCTCGTGGTCCACCGTGAAAATATTTGGAATCTCTGAAGGTTTTTGGTGCCACTCCTTGAGCAACTTGTCAATTACATCTCCTGTCTCTGTGTTGTTGAAGTCCTTGTCCGCGAGGGTCAGCTTGTCAAAACCAGACACCTCAGGTCCTGCAAATATTATGATGCCTTCCACCGCAGGATGCGAGTAAGCTTCCCTGAGAATCTCTTCTATGTATTTCGTCTATGATCAATCAAATTAGTAATCAAACCCACTTTTATGATCCTATGATTATGtataaagatggagaaaaaGTTTCTTGTTAGACAAGGTAGTTGATGACATACCTGATTAGGGCATTTAGGCATATCAAGCTCTGTAATCCATATAGGCAAACCTAGTGAGCCTAAAGTATCCAATGCAGATCTCATGTAAGCTAAGTTAGGCTGAGTTGGACTAAAGTGACCCTGAGCTCCAATTGCTCCTTTAATGTTTTCGTTTCCTTGGTACGCAAGTATCTCCTCCATCTTGTCCTTCACCTTAACCGGCGTCGCAGTAACCTCTCCAGGGTTCTCAATCGTGTTGTACTCGTTAACAAATAATGTCACATCAGGATCTAGCTTATAAGCAATATTGTAGAATCTTGACGAAGCGTTTACACCAAGCATTTTCTCAAAGTAATCCCAATGCAAATTCTCATTAACCACATCCCACCCGGTTAACTTACCTTTGTACCTCTTCATAACCGAATTTATCCGGTTCAGTGTCACATTCATGACATCATCAggatcttttatatttttcaccCAACTGGGTTGCATCTTTGGGTCGTCCCATAACACTGTATGACCTCTAACCAATATCCCATTCTCTTCTGCAAATTTCAGCATTGAGTCGGCTGCCGTGTAGTTCTCCTGACCACGTACTTCCTCTGTTGTATACCATTTCATTTCATTGGTGAATGACGTGATTGCAAACCGTGACGCAAACCATTTTCTGTACCCTTCACTTTGTAGGATCCGGAAATTCATTGCACAGCCTAAGAGGAAAGatggtttggtttgttttagGGATATAACTGCCTCTTTTACCGCGGTATTGTTCTTATAACTAACTTCAAATCTCACTTTGTTCTTCCTTATCTGCAACCAATACCATTCATATAAGAGCAAAAACAGCACACAGGAGATCTGAAACCATAAAAATTATAGAACATTTGGTACCTTTTCAATAAGTTGATCTTGTTTCAGTTTCCATACTTTTTTACTAAACTGTTTTAGTGACAGATTTTTTGCAGAGATCTTTGCTTCTCTGTCTTCACTCTGTTTTCGAATAAAACATGTGTTAACACTGAGAATATACACATGAAAACACGTGTATAGTGTTGTACCTCGAAGAATATATCTACAGGGCCTGAAACATTAGGTACAATCCCACCTTTAAGCAAAGACCAACATCCTTGCTTTGCCCTAACTTCACCTCCATGAACAAGTCTTCCATTTTCTGACCTGAACACAACTCCTACTTTCTTGTCGTTTCCTCCTCTCAACTTTACCCAAGCTGtgtttccattaaaaaaaaaaaatggatattcAATCTATATAAACATAACCGGTTCAAACTCaaacaaaactaaaagaaaCCTATCTGAACTCATGATCAAATCTGTATCCggaaaaaaaatatctgaaaccaGACATTGTACACATCTACAAGAGATGAATTAGCAAGAATCACTGGTTTGAAACAGTAACTTACTAAACAAGAAACCATAAGATGATGATTtgttaaattatataaagataCGAATAGGTTGCATCTGTGTTACCGGAGAAGCTGTAAATGATTCCTCGCTGAAGCTGAATTCTCTGTGCCATTTCTCTAATAGCCCCATTCTCCCACTCTTGACCAGAGTCATCTTCATCAGAGCGGCTAAGTAGTATTAATTCTTGTTCCGCAATTCTTCGTGGAGGCTTCATTATACACTTTATATATTCGCCATATTTTACCAACGTTAGAGAgtttgatttttgaaaaataaataagtcaAGCATGTGATATATCTATATATCGAGGTTTTATCAGTTTTGGTTACCTCTGTTTTGAGAGAGTGACTACGGGAGAAAGGATCAATAGCAATTCCCGAATACACAAGACACATGAGAAGAAAGAGCATGCAGGGGAAGAAGCCATTGTTGATATTCTTCATCTTCCTTCCTGTAAAAATTAGAATGTCACGACAAAACTCATTTGTTAAAGCTTAAGGGATGTCACattctaatctatttttttatactcTTCTCTTTCCTTTACAAGCACCTTTCTTTTACATTGTTTTAAGGTTCGTTTCAAAGATAGGCTTAAGATACGAGCACCATCTTGAATTTAACATACTGTATTCTTATACTGCCATAggctttatattttattttttataaaggctttatatcagttaaaaatatattgatttccAATGAAAAATTACTTAAACTACACAATGTGAAACGAATATGAAAGCACTAGGTAGAGTAATACGGTCAACCTAAAACTAGAAGAACGGATACCACTAAAAAATGATGTCATGAACTCATGATGCATCcgggttttatttttatttttatttttcatgatgCATCTGCCAAAGTTAGTCGTATTACATTGAATTATTTTTAGTGGCTGTTAACAATTTATTGATGTCATATAAACAAACTAAACATCAGAGAAGTACACCCGCACTCGtgtttgtttttactttattataaataaatatttatttgtataagtgataatatatattttaaaatttactcgTTTAAGTAATTgtttaatatgatatttttaaacacaataatttaatagtttatatgaataattttattttatcttgtaGCGCATCAATTGTATCATTcctatttttagaatatgatccgtatatttgtaaaatatatttttatgaatcaaaattttatgataatgtataataaaattattttatataatatttaaaatatatggtGCTATACATTTTATACTTTTCAACATTTGAACATATATTCttatattaatctatatattatataaatggtTCTTTTTAGAGTGAATTACATGAAAATTAGTTAATAACTTGAAAATTTGCAAAACTGGAAAACATTAATAAGTGGAgattaaaaaggtaaaatgaCATTGTTATCTTTGCTCCTTGTAATCAgaaatcttaaattattttaaacagcTAACAAATATGTTTCTagtctataaattaatttagccGACTAAAAaacatatgttttatattaactGGTTATATTCATCTTCATTCGTGAATTCGCATGGTTATATTTCAGCTTACCCGGATATTTTACATGTTAACTGGTTATTATGTTAGTGGTTTgctaactaaaataattatccgCATACTATTATCGTTAGTTGGATTTTTCAATAAGTAGTCGATTATCCCTATAGACTCAAACTCTAATAAGTCGAGTAGTGTATATCAATGAACCGGATATCATAATTGTTAGTTGGATTTTTTATCAATGGTCGGCTAAATGTATAATAACTTCCACTAAGAGAAGTAAGAACCTTAGAAGCAATCTCAGCATCTTTTAAGGTTTTggttaaaattaatgaaaaaaatctgTTTATTTGAAAGTTCTGGGGCCGAAATCGAAGCATCACAAAGATTATGGACCAAACATGCAAAATCTCAAAGGATGGAAAAACTCATATCTCACACAACCCGAACGTTTCCTGAATTAATCGGTTTGTGTATACCAGAACTTCTCGATCTGACGTCCTCGTCCTCAAGCTTCGATCCTTCAGTCTTGTATGTTGCAAATCGATCAAGCTGTGGGAATTGATGCGCTCAATTAACCTCTCTCGACTCCGTCTGAAACTTCTCGAGCATGACGACACAAAGCCAAAGGTGGTATCCGACTGTGCTCCGGCTCCGGTTCTAGCGACTGATGGTATTATAATTGTACAGACCTAAAACTTTTgacatctgaaaaatatatattagaagaTTAATATTTCTCCGGTTATCCCAAACAAACTCAAAAAGATATAGAAATAAAGTCCGATAGATTTCTGTAACAAATTTTAGATAGgcaaaaaaacttattttctgatagatcaatactattaaaacagaaacataacCTATTGATATATATGTAGTCcaactattttaatagtattgattaaaacctcttattaatcatttaagataaatatcatacaaagaaaaacatatatataactaaaaacacaaatataaaaattaaatttcaacaaaaatgtaaaacaaaaaatataagggcggatcaaaatctatttttgttaaatttccGGATTATATCTCTATCACCGATCCATAATctttttgaaatcatattaaaacAGAACTACAATTTAGATATAACCCTAAGACTTAAAACTTATTTACGTATATATGTCATTCAAGTTATAACTAAGCCCAAAATATaagtaattgtttttttcttaatttagtTGACAAATAATTTCCTAAATCTAAGGCACAACCaatttagtttaattattttattaacatatagTAACATGAAAATTTCATATCgagaaataaaacattattataaattcTTTTCATATATCTCGACCACTACAACTTCACTATACACAAATTCATAAACAACAAATGTATATCAATACTATAAAACATAATCAATATTTATCTACTCACAAGTA includes:
- the LOC125590169 gene encoding protein SHORT HYPOCOTYL IN WHITE LIGHT 1-like, with the translated sequence MPLSASISSPSSLALLNTRSRSPLSFFISTPKTLIISRTRTPDPPSTSLFASRRPRDFINGRRDGFVDGDRSWNKKIKPEYGFDEDYEEDEDEEEEEEDRSLDLLLRFVENVFRKVSKRARKAVRSVLPVSISTKLVGFSVNGVLILAFLWILKAFLEVACTLGTIVFTSILFIRGIWAGVAYVQESRNNRINELADDPRAWNGVQPAS
- the LOC125590171 gene encoding protein SOB FIVE-LIKE 5-like, whose translation is MLGSSEWSSGCESGWTLYLDHSVSSFPSSSCFRDINGFENRRRRSKDSWSQNYVHQEEDEEEDLSMMSDASSGPRNVCEEDSVKKLNSVGPKKQKKSEKKRSDYEKMNSVLDDTASSHMLQKSVGGNKIEQTFPESTLDYSQGFSATHIQDKAAFQEQYGYLQMETRY
- the LOC106441153 gene encoding endo-1,4-beta-xylanase 5 translates to MKNINNGFFPCMLFLLMCLVYSGIAIDPFSRSHSLKTECIMKPPRRIAEQELILLSRSDEDDSGQEWENGAIREMAQRIQLQRGIIYSFSAWVKLRGGNDKKVGVVFRSENGRLVHGGEVRAKQGCWSLLKGGIVPNVSGPVDIFFESEDREAKISAKNLSLKQFSKKVWKLKQDQLIEKIRKNKVRFEVSYKNNTAVKEAVISLKQTKPSFLLGCAMNFRILQSEGYRKWFASRFAITSFTNEMKWYTTEEVRGQENYTAADSMLKFAEENGILVRGHTVLWDDPKMQPSWVKNIKDPDDVMNVTLNRINSVMKRYKGKLTGWDVVNENLHWDYFEKMLGVNASSRFYNIAYKLDPDVTLFVNEYNTIENPGEVTATPVKVKDKMEEILAYQGNENIKGAIGAQGHFSPTQPNLAYMRSALDTLGSLGLPIWITELDMPKCPNQTKYIEEILREAYSHPAVEGIIIFAGPEVSGFDKLTLADKDFNNTETGDVIDKLLKEWHQKPSEIPNIFTVDHENEEEDVSLLHGLYNVNVSHPQIKNLSTSLCLEVTKEMGHRQVVRVVINA